The following coding sequences are from one Microtus pennsylvanicus isolate mMicPen1 chromosome 1, mMicPen1.hap1, whole genome shotgun sequence window:
- the LOC142839042 gene encoding olfactory receptor 5K16-like, translating to MRMDITNHSSTMGFILVGFSDYPDLKTLLFLVFFVIYLVTMVGNLGLVVLIYMEQRLHTPMYIFLSNLALMDSCCSCAITPKMLENFFSVDRRISFYECMAQSYFLCFAETADCFLLSAMAYDRYVAICNPLQYHTMMSKKLSIQMSVGTFIASNLHSMILVGCLLRLTFCKSIRIDHFFCDVLPLYKLSCTDTFINELMIYIFSMPIQVFTITTVLVSYFCILFTIFKMKSRDGRKKAFSTCASHFLSVSIFYICIIMDSRPLEEGNKDLSVAVFYTIIIPLINPFIYSLRNKGVVTAIKKFINTYSTFKKSSSSTSH from the coding sequence atgagaatggATATTACAAATCACTCTTCAACAATGGGTTTCATCCTGGTGGGATTCTCAGATTATCCAGACCTGAAGACCCTCCTGTTCCTGGTGTTCTTTGTCATCTACCTGGTCACCATGGTTGGGAATCTCGGACTGGTGGTCTTGATCTACATGGAACAACGTcttcacacacccatgtacatcTTTCTGAGCAACCTGGCTCTCATGGATTCCTGCTGCTCCTGTGCCATCACTCCCAAGATGCTAGAAAACTTCTTTTCTGTGGACAGAAGGATTTCTTTCTATGAATGCATGGCACAGTCctattttctctgttttgctgAAACTGCAGACTGCTTTCTTCTGTCAgcaatggcctatgaccgctatgtggccatatGCAACCCTCTGCAGTATCACACCATGATGTCCAAGAAGCTCTCCATTCAGATGAGTGTAGGCACCTTCATTGCCAGTAACCTGCATTCCATGATTCTTGTAGGTTGTCTCTTAAGGTTAACTTTCTGTAAATCTATTCGCATTGATcacttcttctgtgatgttcttcCACTGTATAAGCTCTCCTGTACAGACACTTTTATTAATGAActaatgatatatattttttcgATGCCAATTCAAGTCTTTACCATTACCACAGTCTTGGTCTCTTATTTCTGCATTCTTTTcactattttcaaaatgaaatccagggatgggagaaaaaaagcattttctaCTTGTgcatcccattttctttctgtgtcaatATTCTACATATGTATTATCATGGATAGTCGACCTTTGGAAGAAGGGAATAAAGATCTATCAGTAGCtgtattttatacaataataattCCTTTGATAAACCCTTTTATTTACAGTCTGAGGAATAAGGGAGTAGTAACTGCtattaaaaaatttataaatactTATAGCACTTTTAAGAAATCTTCAAGCTCTACATCTCACTAG